The sequence below is a genomic window from Melioribacteraceae bacterium.
CAATTCGATAATTCAGTGGAAGCTTTGTGTGCTCTGGCATTTATTCGTCAGAGTGGTGTCAATATGCTTATCCCATTTATAGAAAAATTTATTGAAAGGGGGAATTCAGTTTCAATTATTTTTGCAAATGATTTTGGTGCTACCGAAGCTGAGGCAATTAGAACTTTGAAAGAAGTTGGGGTGAAATTAAAGTATTACTCAAATCCCAGAACCAGTTTTCATATTAAATCCTATATTTTCAAGAAGTCGAATTATGGTTTAGCAATCATAGGCTCATCCAATTTATCTGCGAGTGGATTATCGTCTGGAAAGGAATGGAATGTTTGTGTAAAATCAGATGAAATAAACTTTGTTACTATTTTACAAGAGTATGAACAACTATGGGCATCTGAATATTCAAAAGATATTTCTGATCAAATACTATCAAAATTGGAGAGTCAAATTCAATCTGATGAATTAAAAGTAACTCTTCACGAAGAAGATCAATATCCTCAACCATCAAAGTTAATTAATATAAATTCATCCAAAGACAATAAATTAAATTATGTTATTACAAGAAAACCAAGCTATCATACTACTTGGTTTTTCCAGATTTATAAGAATCAATTAAATCGCCGATATCAAAGAGGCGAATTTTTTGTGGTTGTAATCTGTGATTTGAATTCAGAATATGAAAGAGTATTTGCAATTCCGTATAGCTATTTAAAAGAGAATGTATTGCCTTACGCCCATTTAGAAAATAATGATAGATATCTATTCAATGTAAACAAAAGCACTTATGTTTTTAATTGGTCTCGTAATGTTAAAATGGATGGTCGTAAATTTTTAATAAAATAAATTCCCAACATAGCGGCTAACAAGTTCTTCAAGCCGACCGCATCTCTGCCTTCGGCAGAGTAATTCGTTGCGGCCGTATGAAGTGAAATATAATTCTTTTTAATAAACTTACTTTATTCTTCAACTCTTCTTCTATACAATGCAGAGTGCTTATAAATGAATTGATTTCATGATTTTAATTAGGGGGGGGTATCATGGTAATCGTTAACAAAAGTTCTGCAAGAAAACTTATGTACCGTATTAATATGAATCCGCTGATCTCAATACCCTTGTATTCACTCTATTATTTAACCGCTTTTTACATAATATCGGATAAGTTAAACTGGTCCTGGTTAACTGTACCAAGATCAATTATGCTTGGAACATTTTCCGGCCTCTTCTCCCGTTATGTACTTTATGGGGAAGGATACAACAGGAAGAAGAGAATTAAAATCCTTATATGGATAATTGTCGGAGTGGTATTAATCGGAGTAGCGGCGGATCTATTTTTAAAAAGAATTACATAAGAGTAAAAAGCTGAATATATTTGATCAGTAAAAATTATTTTATCGGCCGCTTCCGGTAAAGCAGCTGAGTTGTAAATATAAAGTTTAGTTTTTCAGAATAAGTTCGTTATTAAAGCTGATTTGTAACCCGCAAAAAAACGGCGGGCAGGAACGAAGTTGATCCCGCCATTAAGATTGGCGGGCAGGTTTAAAACAAAAAGGTATTTGCCTAAAGCGTCATTGTCCCATAGGGATTCCTACGGAATAGTTATGTGCGGCGCTTTGGTTGAAGCGCTTTTAATATTCCATATTACTTTATCATTAATTTAAATATGATCGCAAAAGAAAAACTTCGCAATCTATTATTCGTTCTATCCGGTGCACTGGTTCTTATGTTGAAGCATAATTACAGCGGACCATACACGGAAATTGTTAAAAGCTATTCAGGGAATTTAGCAGTCTCATTTGCCGTCTACTTTATAATCTCTTTCAGTTCTGATACGTGGAAAAAGAATAGATTCATTACAGCGTTTATTGCTCTGCTTGCAGTCGAATTATTCGAGATTACCAACGGCTTCGGCATTATGACAAATGTATTCGACCCAATCGACCTGCTTGCCAACCTGATAGGCGTCGGTCTTGCTTTTGGATTAGACTTTCTTCTAAACAGGAGTTCTTCAAATCGTACCGAAGGGAAATAATAGTGAGAGCCAGTCAGATAACCTTATGAACAGACCCGTAAAAAATAGACAGATTATTCTACCCGCAATTGCAGGACTAATTATAATAATTCTCTTTGCGGTAGGTTTCATATGGCTTTATACAAGTTATAAAGGTGAGGAATTTCTTTCTTTAGCTCCGTACTGGATTTATTCTTACCTCGGTGTTACGTGTTTATATTCGGGATTCTTTACGGCACGATTCGCAAAAGCGAAAGGGAGGAAGATACTGTTGTGGGGATCCCTTGGTTTTCTCCTTACACTCATATTCACTATTACAATTCCCGGCCTCCTCTCGCCATTAATTCCGTATGAGGGTCCGGAGATATTCGCGGGTCCGGCAATACTCGCGTTCCTCGCGCCGGTTCTATCGGTGATAATTACATTACTTCTAATCTCCATCCGTAAAAAGGAGAATTAATTACATCAAATGCTTACAAAAAAGCTTCTTACAGCAAGGTGAAATATGAATAATCAGGAATACTTAATTGAAGAGTACAAGTCTTTACGCGAGGAAATCAAAGAAACTAAGTCAAGAATTTTTAAAACAATGGCTTTCGGTTTGTCAATTGTCCCGGCAACAAACTTTCTGGCTATGACCTACGAGCTGGATATTATCCTATTTACAACACCTATTCTGGTTATTGTATTAGCATTATTATACCTGTCAGAGAACCATGGTTTGATGCGGTGTGGAAGGTATATTTATTACGAGATTGAAAAAAAGATCGGTGAGGAAATAGGATGGGAACACTGGCTGGAAAGAAAAAGTCATTACGACCCAAGGAGTGTGGATAAACTTCTGTCAATTTCCTTCTATTTACTTTTCTTCGTTTATTTCAGTGCATCAGTATATTTGGCTTATTTAAGGGCTACGTTGCTTTTTTCATTAATCGCTTCGGCTCTTATTATTTCATTTTATGTGGCGATTGGCATCTGGTTTTTAATTTATCTTTTAAGGACAATAAGAGTTTCTACGCGTACAAAATTCGACCAAACAAAACTGCCGTGAACATTCTATTTTGAATCAGGAATGCGTTGAATGTATTGTACGATTTCCGGTAATCTAATATTGTTTGCTAATTCGGTTTTAATAGCTAGATTAATACTGGAATTTAGAAGTGACAAAGAATATTAGAATATTATGATATTTTTTATCAGACGGATAAATTTATGACGCGGTGTTTTGGAAGGACAAAAAATTTCAAGCGGTGTACCCGTCAGAATGTCTTTCTCTTCTGTAAAACTCATAGGTCCCAGCCGTTCTGGTGGCTGGTTTCGCTATTCAGTATTGCTGCTACTGTAATAACTGTTCTATCCGCTTTCAATTCCGGAATTGACCCGATTTCGGAATACACACGAGGATACACTTATTATGAGAACAAAAACTATGAAGAGGCAAGAAAATCCTTTCAGGATCTCTTCGACTATAAAACAGAATACCCAAATGCGGCCTATTATCTGGGCCTTGTGTTTCACAAATTGAACCGTCATAAAGAAGCATTGCTGACCTGGGAATTTGTTCCTGCGCTTGAGGAACATTACAAACTTAATTTTTTAAGGGGTTTGAGCGCGTTAACAATTCAGGATTATCAGCATGCTGAGGAATATTTTACCAAAGCAATACACGAGGTTAAACCTTATGATCAGATCCTTTTCTGGCAGTCGAGAATGTATGCCCTTTATTCTAAGATGAACAGAAACCTTGATCCGGCAATAATTCAGAGCGTTATCGAGTATTGTGAAATAGTAGACAATAATATAACACTCCATAGCAGCGGGACAGTCCGCGCGAATACAAAGATGGAACTTGATTTAACAATCTTTGGAACTTTGCTGAGTCAAAAGCAAAATTGTTTTTTCCTGCTAAATGAATTGTTGATTCGACTCTATTCTAAAAAAGAATACCACCTTGCTTTTAATTGTGCAATAAGGGCAGGAAACTATATGGACGGGCCTTTTACTACACCATTAGATATCAACCCTGAGTACTACAAGAATTATCTTCTGAATTTATCTAAGATACTGAAAAATATTAATAATGATTTTAAAAGTGATTTTCTTGCCAACGAAACAAAACTGTATAATTTGTTAAATAGAATTAAAGAGTCGAATAAAAGTATGCCGCAGATTTCGGATATCGCCCTTACGATTCGTTCAATTTACTTTGATATGCCGAATCCGGAAACCATCAAGCAGGGTGATTTTTACGTGACCTATGAGTGCAATGTTCAGGATGATAAAGGTATTGCTAGGTTTAAGATAGATCCTTTGCCTTTTAGCAAGGAAATAGTAGAAATGAATGCCGGGAATTCTAAGACGTATTCCTTTAATAGATCCTTTTTAATTGAGAAAGGGATGCTGATTGATAGAAATATTAAAATGAAAGTAACCGCTGTAGATAATGAAGGCGGAATAACAAGTGAGGAAATAATTCCTTCTATAACGGTAAAGGATTTTTAGCAATAGAAAATCTAATGAAAAATAGAAGTGTTGCCCAAAAGCGGTTTTAATATTTCAATCATATTTTTAATGCTTTATTAGTGTGCGTTGAAATTATTTGCTGCCGATCTTTCTATTATTAATCTTCCAGAAGCGTTTATATGTTAATGAAGAATCCGGATATATCTAAGAACCATTCAATTCTTGTTGATCTTATCGCTCCTTGCGGAATGAACTGCCGGCTCTGCTGGGGATTTATACGCGAGGAGAATAACTGTCCGGGCTGCCTCCGTAAAGAACTCAACGGAACAAAGAAATCCGAATACCGGTCCACCTGCGTAATAAAAAACTGTCCTCATTTAAAAAGAAGCGGGTCTCTTTACTGTTCTGAGAGATGCGGTAAATTCCCGTGCAGAAGATTGAAGCAGCTAGATAAGCGCTACATGACAAAATACGGAATTAGCATGATAGAGAATCTTACAATTATAAATGAAAAGGGGATCAGGTATTTCATACGTAATGAAAAATTGAAATGGGCCTGCAAAGAATGCGGCGGATTAATCTGTGTTCACAAACCGGCATGCATATGGTGCGGAAATAGTAGAAATTTGCCTGGGAAGGCCGGGTAATGTTGAATTGTATCGGCGGAAATAAATCTAAATAAATATCGGGTGACAAAATGAGTTCTGACTGGATTGCATATAACGAATTAGCTTGGGTGGACGACCTGCTTTCAGATCCGGATGAATACAGTGAGGAAGTATCAATTTATAATGATCTGATAAAAAGGAATTCCCGCCGTCTGCCTGAGACACTTCTTCATTTCGGAAGCGGGGCCGGCGGTCACGATGCATTTTTTAAGGAGCATTTTAATGTAACCGGAGTTGACCTGAGTACAGGAATGCTTAACAAAGCCCGCGCACGGCATCCGGAGATCGAATATATTGAAGGCGATATGAGGACCGTCCGCCTCAACCGGCTCTTCGACGCAGTTGTAATACCGGATTCTATCGATTATATGGCATCTGAGGAGAATCTTAATCTGGCGGTCATGAACGCATCACGGCATCTCAAACCGGGTGGAGTGCTACTTATTGTTGGAAAAACTTTCGAGACTTTCAGTAATAATAATTTTGCCTACACAGGTGAGAAAGACGGAATCCATTTAACCGTGCTCGAGAATAATTACATCAATCCTTATAAACCAGGTACTTACGAAGCTGCAATCTTCTACCTGATCCGGAAGGAAGGGGAGCTTACTGTCCGCTCGGAGATCCACCATCTCGGATTATTTCCGGAATCGGTTTGGGATAAGGCCTTTGCAGACGCAGGTCTTGAATTAAAGAAGGAACCTCTGAACGGATTATACCAGAAGAATCTTCTCGGCGAAGGGGAATACCCGTTAACGATTTTTCTCGGCATCAAACCTGAATAAACTTTTTGCAGATGAATCTAGATTACATTGAAATAATAACTAAGAACCACGAACGAAGAACCAAGAACCAGGATCATATGACTTTACGCGATAGAAAATTTTTCTTGTTCATTCTTTCGATTCTTTTACAACTTCTATTTCACAGTTGCACTTCAGAACATCAGGATGCAAAACTTATTTACCCTGAACACTGGTGGACTCCGGTTTATGATGAGAACAAACCTGCTTGGGAGATATTGCCTCAGGAGGCATTGCCGGGCGAGGTGATACTATCCAAAAGAAATGAGTTAGGACTCCTTTCCAATTTCGCACCCACGCCATTTGAATACCGGGGTAAGCGTTATGCCAGTCTTGAAGGATTCTGGCAGATGATGAAATACCCCGAAGGCCCGGAAGATCCCCGTTCATTATTCCCGGGGATCGAATGGAAATATACACGCGATCAGGTCTCGCAGCTTGCTTCTTTCGAAGCAAAGCGTGCGGGCGACCTTGCTGAAGAGAATATGCGGAGGATCGGAATTACATGGGTGACTTTTGAAGGAAGAAAATTTGAATACAGATCGGAAATTCCGGGTGAACATTTCAGATTGATCGTCGAGGCTATGCGGGAAAAGGTTGCTCAGAATCCTGATGTGAAGAGGGTGCTCTTATCGACAGGTAATTTGATTTTAAGACCCGACCATCATCAGGATCCCGAATCGCCGCCGGAGTGGAGATATTACGAAATACTTACGCAGATAAGAGATGAATTGAAACGTGAAAATAAATAATAGCGGAAGTGAGATTTTAATTAACGGAATAAATTATGGAAACTAAATTACTTACTGACAGCAGGGAATATCCCACAGAAGAAATTATCTTTTCTCACATCGGAAGAAGCAAATCGTTATGGAATTCTCTTTTCACAATTATTAAAACAGATTACCCTCAGATTTCAACCGAGTGGCGTTATTATAACGACGGTAAGAGCTGGCTTTTAAAAGCAATACAAAAATCCAAAACTATCTTCTGGCTCTCGATTGTTAAAAGCTCATTCCGGACGACTTTCTATTTCGGCGACAAAGCTGAAGAGTATATCCTAAGAAGTAGAATTTCTCCGGACTTAAAAAAGCAGTTTAGAGAAGGGAAGAGGTTCGGTAAGATCAGGGGGATAACAATCCTCTTTAAGACGAAGAAAGAGATCGATTACGCAATTGAATTGATAAATCTTAAACTGACTCTGAAATAAAAATAATTATTTAAAACTGCATAGTAGTTTCCCCTCTTTAAAAAGGAGGGAGATAACCATGTATTTTTTTAATAACTCTAATAAATTCAATGCGTCTCAATATTTGAAAATTTTGAATTTATGGGGGGAATTAAATAATGCTTAAGAACATTTCTCAAAACGGATTTGCACTTTTAGGTGCCGGATTATTCTGTATGACGGTCTCTTCGATCCTCGAACGTTTAACTGTGTACGGATCTTTCGTTGATTTTACTATAGGACTATTTCACGGAACTGCGGTAGTTGCATTCGGGGCTTCAATCTATTTCAACAGCAGAAGGAAAGTCCCGGTTAAAAACAGAGAAGAATAGATTTATTTTTGCAGCTGTGTAAGCTCTACTAAATAAAGTTCTGCAAATTTCTCCGCATCATCTTTCGATTTTGCTTCTACAATACACCTGATAATAGGCTCTGTATTCGATTTGCGCAGGTGAACCCAGTGATCCTCAAGATCTATTCTGAGCCCGTCGTCCAGATTAGTTTTAGCCGTCTTATACTTCTCAACCATTTTTCTTAGAATTTCATCGGGATTGGCGCTGCCGATTTCTATTTTCTTTTTTACAATGAAATACTCGGGAAGCGATTTTTTCAGCCGGCTCATCTTGCATCGCGCTTTCGCAAGATGCTGCAATGTAATTACAGTCCCTACGAGCGCGTCCCTTCCGAAATTCACATCGGGTACTATTACGCCGCCGCTCCCTTCTCCTCCTATGACGGCATCAACCTCTTTCATCTTCTTAACAACATTTGCCTCTCCAACAGGCGCGCGGAAAACTTTGCATCCGAATTCATTTGCCACATCATCTACTGCGCGTGTAGTTGAAAGATTAACAGCAACATTTCCTTTCTTCTTAGAGAGATAATACTTGACTGCCTGAGTGATCGTATTCTCCTCGCCGAACGGTTCGCCTTCTTCCGTAATCAATACCAGCCGGTCTACGTCGGGATCTACTACAATACCGATGTCGGCTTTATGCTTTCTCACTGCTTCCATTGTCTCGGTCAGATTTTCCGGGATCGGTTCCGGCAGCCGGGGGAAGACGCCGTTCTTTTCGCAGTTCAGCTCGATAACTTTACATCCGAGTTTCTTTAGAAGTTTGGGCATCGAATATGCACCGGCACCGTTAACGCAATCGAGAAGAACCCTGAACTTTCTGGTTTTTATTTTTTCGACGTCGATATGCTTCATATTGAGCACGGCATTGATATGATTATCAAGTCCTTTTGAGTAATCTGTAACATTCCCCAATTTATTCCACGGCGCAAAATGCCTTGTTGCTTCGTCCATCTTTTTCAGAAAATCAATATTCTCTTCGGGACTTAAAAACTCACCTTTACTGTTCAGAAGTTTGAGTGCATTCCATTCGTTCGGATTGTGGCTTGCGGAGATCTGTATTCCTCCGGCAGCGTTAAGGTGCTTTACATTGAACAGAACTGTTGGAGTTGGGCAGATGCCGATATCGATAACATCATTTCCTTTAGCGGTGAGCGTACCCACTATCAGATTTCTAACCATACCTCCGGAAATCCTTCCGTCACTTCCTAATACAATTTTTCCTGAACCGCAGAAATCGGCAAACGCAGCGGTTGAGCGGACTATCACTTCAGGATCGAGTCCGTCGCCTACGATTCCCCTGATACCCGAGATGCTTATCATCAATGTCGGCATATAACCTCTTCAGATATAATTCAAAAAGAAATCACGGATAAATTTAATAACTTTGACCTCAAAAATATCCTATTAAATGACCGAAAAGAAAAAATTTATTAGCAAAGTAAACCGGCTTCTTATAAAGCGTTTCGGAATTCCAGATAGGCAGAATCCTCTACCGGATCCGCTCGATACTCTTATAGCTACCATTCTTTCCCAGAATACCAACGACAATAATTCATACAGGGCTTACAAAAACCTGAAACAGAAATTCCAGGACTGGGATCAGATTCTAAATGTTAAACGTTCAGATATCGAGAGGATTATAAAAGTAGCGGGACTTTCAAAACAGAAATCAGCAGCAATTAAAAATGTAATCGAAGAACTCAATTGTAGGAATGATCTTAATTTGAGGAAAGTAAAACAGCTTGAGAGTGAAGATGCAATCGGATATCTCACGCAGTTTAAGGGGATTGGTGTTAAAACAGCATCGTGCGTACTTCTCTTTTCACTCGACCGGAATATTTGTCCGGTTGATACGCATGTTCACCGTACGGTTAACCGACTGGGAATTTTAAGCGAAAAGACTCCCGACAAAACTTTTCATTCGCTGAACAAAATTCTTCCGGAAGGAATAGCTCATTCATTTCACACAAATCTGATCAAACTTGGCAGGGAAATCTGCAAGCCGGCAAACCCGGCCTGCGCATTCTGTCCGGTCGAAAAAATCTGCCGGTATGATAAGAAGAATTTTTCGGGTTCTTTGGGTAAGGTCAGGAATTCTTTTCTATTATTGGATAATGTTTAGTAGGACGAGGATACTTCAGAGCCGGAACGGCCGAACAGATATTGGGGGATTTTAAATTGAAGAATATGAACGAATGGTACAGAATCTCTGTTAAATTCAAAAAAGAGCTTAAGTTTGTTTTAAGGGCTTAGTTGATTATATTTCCAGGCCAATTCTAAAATCTTTTCGGTGAAAATAATGGGAAAACAGTACGAAATTGCGGTTTTAGGCGGCGGTCCCGGCGGTTATGTCGCAGCAATTAGAGCCGGCCAGCTCGGTTTCAAAACAGTTGTAATTGATAAGGACAATCTGGGCGGTGTCTGCCTCAACTGGGGATGTATCCCAACCAAATCTCTCCTGAAGAATGC
It includes:
- a CDS encoding phospholipase D-like domain-containing protein, whose translation is MVTFIDNKNILLKDFLKEQFDNSVEALCALAFIRQSGVNMLIPFIEKFIERGNSVSIIFANDFGATEAEAIRTLKEVGVKLKYYSNPRTSFHIKSYIFKKSNYGLAIIGSSNLSASGLSSGKEWNVCVKSDEINFVTILQEYEQLWASEYSKDISDQILSKLESQIQSDELKVTLHEEDQYPQPSKLININSSKDNKLNYVITRKPSYHTTWFFQIYKNQLNRRYQRGEFFVVVICDLNSEYERVFAIPYSYLKENVLPYAHLENNDRYLFNVNKSTYVFNWSRNVKMDGRKFLIK
- a CDS encoding tetratricopeptide repeat protein, with the translated sequence MTRCFGRTKNFKRCTRQNVFLFCKTHRSQPFWWLVSLFSIAATVITVLSAFNSGIDPISEYTRGYTYYENKNYEEARKSFQDLFDYKTEYPNAAYYLGLVFHKLNRHKEALLTWEFVPALEEHYKLNFLRGLSALTIQDYQHAEEYFTKAIHEVKPYDQILFWQSRMYALYSKMNRNLDPAIIQSVIEYCEIVDNNITLHSSGTVRANTKMELDLTIFGTLLSQKQNCFFLLNELLIRLYSKKEYHLAFNCAIRAGNYMDGPFTTPLDINPEYYKNYLLNLSKILKNINNDFKSDFLANETKLYNLLNRIKESNKSMPQISDIALTIRSIYFDMPNPETIKQGDFYVTYECNVQDDKGIARFKIDPLPFSKEIVEMNAGNSKTYSFNRSFLIEKGMLIDRNIKMKVTAVDNEGGITSEEIIPSITVKDF
- a CDS encoding class I SAM-dependent methyltransferase — encoded protein: MSSDWIAYNELAWVDDLLSDPDEYSEEVSIYNDLIKRNSRRLPETLLHFGSGAGGHDAFFKEHFNVTGVDLSTGMLNKARARHPEIEYIEGDMRTVRLNRLFDAVVIPDSIDYMASEENLNLAVMNASRHLKPGGVLLIVGKTFETFSNNNFAYTGEKDGIHLTVLENNYINPYKPGTYEAAIFYLIRKEGELTVRSEIHHLGLFPESVWDKAFADAGLELKKEPLNGLYQKNLLGEGEYPLTIFLGIKPE
- a CDS encoding NADAR family protein gives rise to the protein MNLDYIEIITKNHERRTKNQDHMTLRDRKFFLFILSILLQLLFHSCTSEHQDAKLIYPEHWWTPVYDENKPAWEILPQEALPGEVILSKRNELGLLSNFAPTPFEYRGKRYASLEGFWQMMKYPEGPEDPRSLFPGIEWKYTRDQVSQLASFEAKRAGDLAEENMRRIGITWVTFEGRKFEYRSEIPGEHFRLIVEAMREKVAQNPDVKRVLLSTGNLILRPDHHQDPESPPEWRYYEILTQIRDELKRENK
- a CDS encoding DUF3788 family protein gives rise to the protein METKLLTDSREYPTEEIIFSHIGRSKSLWNSLFTIIKTDYPQISTEWRYYNDGKSWLLKAIQKSKTIFWLSIVKSSFRTTFYFGDKAEEYILRSRISPDLKKQFREGKRFGKIRGITILFKTKKEIDYAIELINLKLTLK
- the glmM gene encoding phosphoglucosamine mutase; its protein translation is MPTLMISISGIRGIVGDGLDPEVIVRSTAAFADFCGSGKIVLGSDGRISGGMVRNLIVGTLTAKGNDVIDIGICPTPTVLFNVKHLNAAGGIQISASHNPNEWNALKLLNSKGEFLSPEENIDFLKKMDEATRHFAPWNKLGNVTDYSKGLDNHINAVLNMKHIDVEKIKTRKFRVLLDCVNGAGAYSMPKLLKKLGCKVIELNCEKNGVFPRLPEPIPENLTETMEAVRKHKADIGIVVDPDVDRLVLITEEGEPFGEENTITQAVKYYLSKKKGNVAVNLSTTRAVDDVANEFGCKVFRAPVGEANVVKKMKEVDAVIGGEGSGGVIVPDVNFGRDALVGTVITLQHLAKARCKMSRLKKSLPEYFIVKKKIEIGSANPDEILRKMVEKYKTAKTNLDDGLRIDLEDHWVHLRKSNTEPIIRCIVEAKSKDDAEKFAELYLVELTQLQK
- a CDS encoding endonuclease III translates to MTEKKKFISKVNRLLIKRFGIPDRQNPLPDPLDTLIATILSQNTNDNNSYRAYKNLKQKFQDWDQILNVKRSDIERIIKVAGLSKQKSAAIKNVIEELNCRNDLNLRKVKQLESEDAIGYLTQFKGIGVKTASCVLLFSLDRNICPVDTHVHRTVNRLGILSEKTPDKTFHSLNKILPEGIAHSFHTNLIKLGREICKPANPACAFCPVEKICRYDKKNFSGSLGKVRNSFLLLDNV